In the genome of Phlebotomus papatasi isolate M1 chromosome 2, Ppap_2.1, whole genome shotgun sequence, one region contains:
- the LOC129802840 gene encoding uncharacterized protein LOC129802840 isoform X19 gives MADLADQIDDYICSFEGVGDLTMDTLAMLIFAWAVIALFVLWLCKFLYNKYVKKVKTDTASATTTDATKKVIPSASVGAPVADLVDKTRRSEPKEILSSRDVRESSAKPLGRGIVRGGAKGGASGYVPPTPPMRKRLSRKSPGPELRRSSRVVQPPSNVVGPETISVTWTSQVFRWLYSDLVIVNELLHTWVQTLNESMKKSVEEMYLQDNSTNQSNDINTISPEHGVAVEIVRVLPESPPPQLTNIFCAADENRQNDVTITMDCECTPVLQVKAFRQKSGKVETSHYKATVSRFRGRLTTKMDYYKLNGEMRTEGYPDIRIGLNSIGAIKGATDDETHLQEVVTEILINAIRTTIYPVDFSIYSTCPRPLEPEPVELPLNYPIHYDSLATNMEHLNDARVQQSAGNGVVSTGRRLLVKVLKGDGLSVAKDPFCVVEMDEPPQKNQTGVRQGANPFWDEHFLFDLSPQSAEILFEVYDRATTNAEGQSKFLGLGLVGIDELSVGPASSQILTLQPRPYESEAVSGAITVEFVFIDGAEIPAGRRPYKLKNALKIDTHSPSFNDTSNQNGNNGDIVDTAIKALEGGALHNNGHPNKSTLIIHSVQRPGEPISHSSPNATNGFNGNQRDGNGIQTPTTPSDPLLPLEDDRGRTKKKRDFFGTLKRRLGRSKSRAKSVDRDMIPIDAENPRGEIRSISADRGASVVNNNSTLSSAESSAISGISSTSTKTYVHEASTLVLETIENGVKRHFLVPLSIAQRPRWRRKGTKLHIYNDHTFVAKHLSGGLLCDVCNRSIPRRPGKQGYECRDCQTKCHKQCHVRTPQACTNPTVLSMELSKLNSAAADRSIRKL, from the exons ATGGCCGATCTTGCGGATCAGATCGATGATTATATCTGCAGCTTTGAAGGTGTTGGCGATCTGACAATGGATACACTGGCTATGTTAATATTTGCATGGGCAGTTATTGCCCTCTTTGTGTTGTGGCTGTGCAAATTTTTATACAACAAATATGTGAAGAAGGTGAAAACGGACACTGCATCCGCAACGACAACAGATGCCACCAAGAAGGTCATCCCATCTGCATCTGTTGGTGCCCCAGTGGCTGATCTTGTGGATAAAACAAGGCGATCTGAACCCAAGGAGATCCTCTCAAGCCGCGATGTTCGA GAATCTTCGGCGAAACCCCTGGGTAGGGGAATCGTACGAGGTGGAGCGAAAGGTGGAGCGTCTGGATATGTCCCACCAACTCCTCCAATGCGAAAAAGACTCTCCCGGAAGAGTCCTGGCCCTGAATTGCGACGATCGAGtcgggtcgttcagccacccaGCAACGTCGTCGGACCAGAAACG ATTTCTGTAACGTGGACAAGCCAAGTGTTCAGATGGCTATATAGCGATCTTGTGATCGTCAACGAACTCCTTCACACTTGGGTGCAAACTCTCAATGAATCTATGAAGAAATCCGTCGAGGAG ATGTATCTCCAAGACAATTCGACAAATCAGTCGAATGATATCAACACCATCAGCCCAGAG CATGGAGTCGCTGTGGAAATTGTTAGAGTTCTTCCAGAAAGTCCTCCACCTCAGTTGACAAACATCTTCTGTGCTGCCGATGAAAATCGTCAGAATGATGTG ACAATTACAATGGATTGTGAATGCACACCTGTGCTGCAGGTGAAAGCCTTCCGACAGAAGTCAGGCAAAGTGGAGACGTCCCACTACAAAGCGACCGTATCACGTTTCCGGGGACGTCTTACCACAAAGATGGATTACTATAAATTGAATGGAGAGATGCGCACTGAGGGCTATCCTGATATTCGCATCGGTCTCAATAGTATTGGGGCCATTAAAGGGGCCACTGATGATGAGACTCACTTGCAGGAAGTTGTCACGGAAATTCTCATCAATGCCATTCGCACCACGATCTATCCCGTTGATTTCTCCATCTACTCTACATGCCCTCGACCGCTAGAGCCCGAACCTGTTGAGTTACCCCTCAACTATCCCATTCACTACGACTCTCTGGCTACAAATATGGAACATCTCAATGATGCTCGGGTCCAACAGAGTGCAGGAAATGGCGTAGTGTCCACGGGAAGGCGTCTGTTGGTGAAAGTTCTGAAAGGTGATGGCCTATCTGTGGCTAAGGATCCCTTCTGTGTGGTAGAAATGGATGAACCACCGCAGAAGAATCAAACGGGAGTGCGTCAGGGTGCTAATCCCTTCTGGGATGAACATTTTCTCTT CGATTTGTCACCCCAATCTGCGGAAATCCTATTTGAAGTCTACGATCGAGCTACAACAAATGCAGAGGGACAATCAAAGTTTCTCGGATTGGGTCTTGTGGGAATTGACGAATTGTCTGTGGGACCGGCCTCGTCGCAAATTCTTACCCTTCAGCCGCGTCCCTATGAATCTGAGGCTGTCAGTGGAGCAATAACAGTTGAG TTTGTTTTCATTGATGGAGCTGAAATTCCCGCAGGACGCCGACCGTACAAGTTGAAGAATGCCCTTAAGATCGACACCCACTCGCCATCATTCAATg ACACCAGCAACCAGAATGGGAATAATGGGGACATCGTGGATACGGCCATCAAAGCCCTCGAAGGTGGAGCACTACACAATAATGGTCATCCCAACAAAAGCACCCTCATCATCCACAGTGTTCAGCGG CCTGGTGAGCCAATATCGCATTCATCGCCAAATGCCACAAATGGCTTCAATGGTAATCAGAGGGATGGCAATGGGATCCAAACACCAACAACTCCAAGTGATCCTCTGTTACCACTTGAAGATGATCGTGGAAGGACGAAGAAGAAGCGAGATTTCTTCGGAACACTTAAGAGACG ATTGGGCAGATCGAAGAGTCGTGCAAAATCCGTTGATCGCGACATGATCCCGATCGACGCAGAAAATCCACGTGGGGAGATTCGATCAATATCAGCAGATCGTGGTGCATCCGTTGTCAACAACAACAGCACATTGTCATCAGCAG AATCATCAGCAATTAGTGGCATTTCGAGCACCAGTACCAAAACATACGTTCACGAGGCCTCAACACTCGTCTTGGAAACCATCGAAAATGGCGTGAAGCG GCATTTCCTGGTTCCACTTTCGATAGCACAGAGACCACGGTGGCGTCGTAAAGGAACGAAATTGCACATTTACAATGATCACACTTTTGTGGCGAAGCATTTAAGTGG aggTCTTCTGTGTGATGTCTGCAACCGATCAATTCCACGACGCCCGGGAAAGCAGGGCTACGAATGCCGCGACTGCCAGACAAAGTGTCATAAGCAGTGTCATGTTAGAACCCCTCAGGCCTGCACCAATCCCACGGTGCTCTCCATGGAACT GTCAAAGCTGAATTCTGCCGCTGCTGATCGGAGTATCCGGAAACTCTGA
- the LOC129802840 gene encoding uncharacterized protein LOC129802840 isoform X18 — translation MADLADQIDDYICSFEGVGDLTMDTLAMLIFAWAVIALFVLWLCKFLYNKYVKKVKTDTASATTTDATKKVIPSASVGAPVADLVDKTRRSEPKEILSSRDVRESSAKPLGRGIVRGGAKGGASGYVPPTPPMRKRLSRKSPGPELRRSSRVVQPPSNVVGPETISVTWTSQVFRWLYSDLVIVNELLHTWVQTLNESMKKSVEEHGVAVEIVRVLPESPPPQLTNIFCAADENRQNDVTITMDCECTPVLQVKAFRQKSGKVETSHYKATVSRFRGRLTTKMDYYKLNGEMRTEGYPDIRIGLNSIGAIKGATDDETHLQEVVTEILINAIRTTIYPVDFSIYSTCPRPLEPEPVELPLNYPIHYDSLATNMEHLNDARVQQSAGNGVVSTGRRLLVKVLKGDGLSVAKDPFCVVEMDEPPQKNQTGVRQGANPFWDEHFLFDLSPQSAEILFEVYDRATTNAEGQSKFLGLGLVGIDELSVGPASSQILTLQPRPYESEAVSGAITVEFVFIDGAEIPAGRRPYKLKNALKIDTHSPSFNDTSNQNGNNGDIVDTAIKALEGGALHNNGHPNKSTLIIHSVQRPGEPISHSSPNATNGFNGNQRDGNGIQTPTTPSDPLLPLEDDRGRTKKKRDFFGTLKRRLGRSKSRAKSVDRDMIPIDAENPRGEIRSISADRGASVVNNNSTLSSAGLAPQQRLIVPTLDQSRRSSLSESSAISGISSTSTKTYVHEASTLVLETIENGVKRHFLVPLSIAQRPRWRRKGTKLHIYNDHTFVAKHLSGGLLCDVCNRSIPRRPGKQGYECRDCQTKCHKQCHVRTPQACTNPTVLSMELSKLNSAAADRSIRKL, via the exons ATGGCCGATCTTGCGGATCAGATCGATGATTATATCTGCAGCTTTGAAGGTGTTGGCGATCTGACAATGGATACACTGGCTATGTTAATATTTGCATGGGCAGTTATTGCCCTCTTTGTGTTGTGGCTGTGCAAATTTTTATACAACAAATATGTGAAGAAGGTGAAAACGGACACTGCATCCGCAACGACAACAGATGCCACCAAGAAGGTCATCCCATCTGCATCTGTTGGTGCCCCAGTGGCTGATCTTGTGGATAAAACAAGGCGATCTGAACCCAAGGAGATCCTCTCAAGCCGCGATGTTCGA GAATCTTCGGCGAAACCCCTGGGTAGGGGAATCGTACGAGGTGGAGCGAAAGGTGGAGCGTCTGGATATGTCCCACCAACTCCTCCAATGCGAAAAAGACTCTCCCGGAAGAGTCCTGGCCCTGAATTGCGACGATCGAGtcgggtcgttcagccacccaGCAACGTCGTCGGACCAGAAACG ATTTCTGTAACGTGGACAAGCCAAGTGTTCAGATGGCTATATAGCGATCTTGTGATCGTCAACGAACTCCTTCACACTTGGGTGCAAACTCTCAATGAATCTATGAAGAAATCCGTCGAGGAG CATGGAGTCGCTGTGGAAATTGTTAGAGTTCTTCCAGAAAGTCCTCCACCTCAGTTGACAAACATCTTCTGTGCTGCCGATGAAAATCGTCAGAATGATGTG ACAATTACAATGGATTGTGAATGCACACCTGTGCTGCAGGTGAAAGCCTTCCGACAGAAGTCAGGCAAAGTGGAGACGTCCCACTACAAAGCGACCGTATCACGTTTCCGGGGACGTCTTACCACAAAGATGGATTACTATAAATTGAATGGAGAGATGCGCACTGAGGGCTATCCTGATATTCGCATCGGTCTCAATAGTATTGGGGCCATTAAAGGGGCCACTGATGATGAGACTCACTTGCAGGAAGTTGTCACGGAAATTCTCATCAATGCCATTCGCACCACGATCTATCCCGTTGATTTCTCCATCTACTCTACATGCCCTCGACCGCTAGAGCCCGAACCTGTTGAGTTACCCCTCAACTATCCCATTCACTACGACTCTCTGGCTACAAATATGGAACATCTCAATGATGCTCGGGTCCAACAGAGTGCAGGAAATGGCGTAGTGTCCACGGGAAGGCGTCTGTTGGTGAAAGTTCTGAAAGGTGATGGCCTATCTGTGGCTAAGGATCCCTTCTGTGTGGTAGAAATGGATGAACCACCGCAGAAGAATCAAACGGGAGTGCGTCAGGGTGCTAATCCCTTCTGGGATGAACATTTTCTCTT CGATTTGTCACCCCAATCTGCGGAAATCCTATTTGAAGTCTACGATCGAGCTACAACAAATGCAGAGGGACAATCAAAGTTTCTCGGATTGGGTCTTGTGGGAATTGACGAATTGTCTGTGGGACCGGCCTCGTCGCAAATTCTTACCCTTCAGCCGCGTCCCTATGAATCTGAGGCTGTCAGTGGAGCAATAACAGTTGAG TTTGTTTTCATTGATGGAGCTGAAATTCCCGCAGGACGCCGACCGTACAAGTTGAAGAATGCCCTTAAGATCGACACCCACTCGCCATCATTCAATg ACACCAGCAACCAGAATGGGAATAATGGGGACATCGTGGATACGGCCATCAAAGCCCTCGAAGGTGGAGCACTACACAATAATGGTCATCCCAACAAAAGCACCCTCATCATCCACAGTGTTCAGCGG CCTGGTGAGCCAATATCGCATTCATCGCCAAATGCCACAAATGGCTTCAATGGTAATCAGAGGGATGGCAATGGGATCCAAACACCAACAACTCCAAGTGATCCTCTGTTACCACTTGAAGATGATCGTGGAAGGACGAAGAAGAAGCGAGATTTCTTCGGAACACTTAAGAGACG ATTGGGCAGATCGAAGAGTCGTGCAAAATCCGTTGATCGCGACATGATCCCGATCGACGCAGAAAATCCACGTGGGGAGATTCGATCAATATCAGCAGATCGTGGTGCATCCGTTGTCAACAACAACAGCACATTGTCATCAGCAGGTTTAGCACCACAGCAAAGACTTATTGTTCCGACGTTGGATCAGTCACGACGATCGTCTCTTTCAGAATCATCAGCAATTAGTGGCATTTCGAGCACCAGTACCAAAACATACGTTCACGAGGCCTCAACACTCGTCTTGGAAACCATCGAAAATGGCGTGAAGCG GCATTTCCTGGTTCCACTTTCGATAGCACAGAGACCACGGTGGCGTCGTAAAGGAACGAAATTGCACATTTACAATGATCACACTTTTGTGGCGAAGCATTTAAGTGG aggTCTTCTGTGTGATGTCTGCAACCGATCAATTCCACGACGCCCGGGAAAGCAGGGCTACGAATGCCGCGACTGCCAGACAAAGTGTCATAAGCAGTGTCATGTTAGAACCCCTCAGGCCTGCACCAATCCCACGGTGCTCTCCATGGAACT GTCAAAGCTGAATTCTGCCGCTGCTGATCGGAGTATCCGGAAACTCTGA
- the LOC129802840 gene encoding uncharacterized protein LOC129802840 isoform X22, which translates to MADLADQIDDYICSFEGVGDLTMDTLAMLIFAWAVIALFVLWLCKFLYNKYVKKVKTDTASATTTDATKKVIPSASVGAPVADLVDKTRRSEPKEILSSRDVRESSAKPLGRGIVRGGAKGGASGYVPPTPPMRKRLSRKSPGPELRRSSRVVQPPSNVVGPETISVTWTSQVFRWLYSDLVIVNELLHTWVQTLNESMKKSVEEHGVAVEIVRVLPESPPPQLTNIFCAADENRQNDVTITMDCECTPVLQVKAFRQKSGKVETSHYKATVSRFRGRLTTKMDYYKLNGEMRTEGYPDIRIGLNSIGAIKGATDDETHLQEVVTEILINAIRTTIYPVDFSIYSTCPRPLEPEPVELPLNYPIHYDSLATNMEHLNDARVQQSAGNGVVSTGRRLLVKVLKGDGLSVAKDPFCVVEMDEPPQKNQTGVRQGANPFWDEHFLFDLSPQSAEILFEVYDRATTNAEGQSKFLGLGLVGIDELSVGPASSQILTLQPRPYESEAVSGAITVEFVFIDGAEIPAGRRPYKLKNALKIDTHSPSFNDTSNQNGNNGDIVDTAIKALEGGALHNNGHPNKSTLIIHSVQRRQPIRPLFKPGEPISHSSPNATNGFNGNQRDGNGIQTPTTPSDPLLPLEDDRGRTKKKRDFFGTLKRRLGRSKSRAKSVDRDMIPIDAENPRGEIRSISADRGASVVNNNSTLSSAESSAISGISSTSTKTYVHEASTLVLETIENGVKRHFLVPLSIAQRPRWRRKGTKLHIYNDHTFVAKHLSGGLLCDVCNRSIPRRPGKQGYECRDCQTKCHKQCHVRTPQACTNPTVLSMELSKLNSAAADRSIRKL; encoded by the exons ATGGCCGATCTTGCGGATCAGATCGATGATTATATCTGCAGCTTTGAAGGTGTTGGCGATCTGACAATGGATACACTGGCTATGTTAATATTTGCATGGGCAGTTATTGCCCTCTTTGTGTTGTGGCTGTGCAAATTTTTATACAACAAATATGTGAAGAAGGTGAAAACGGACACTGCATCCGCAACGACAACAGATGCCACCAAGAAGGTCATCCCATCTGCATCTGTTGGTGCCCCAGTGGCTGATCTTGTGGATAAAACAAGGCGATCTGAACCCAAGGAGATCCTCTCAAGCCGCGATGTTCGA GAATCTTCGGCGAAACCCCTGGGTAGGGGAATCGTACGAGGTGGAGCGAAAGGTGGAGCGTCTGGATATGTCCCACCAACTCCTCCAATGCGAAAAAGACTCTCCCGGAAGAGTCCTGGCCCTGAATTGCGACGATCGAGtcgggtcgttcagccacccaGCAACGTCGTCGGACCAGAAACG ATTTCTGTAACGTGGACAAGCCAAGTGTTCAGATGGCTATATAGCGATCTTGTGATCGTCAACGAACTCCTTCACACTTGGGTGCAAACTCTCAATGAATCTATGAAGAAATCCGTCGAGGAG CATGGAGTCGCTGTGGAAATTGTTAGAGTTCTTCCAGAAAGTCCTCCACCTCAGTTGACAAACATCTTCTGTGCTGCCGATGAAAATCGTCAGAATGATGTG ACAATTACAATGGATTGTGAATGCACACCTGTGCTGCAGGTGAAAGCCTTCCGACAGAAGTCAGGCAAAGTGGAGACGTCCCACTACAAAGCGACCGTATCACGTTTCCGGGGACGTCTTACCACAAAGATGGATTACTATAAATTGAATGGAGAGATGCGCACTGAGGGCTATCCTGATATTCGCATCGGTCTCAATAGTATTGGGGCCATTAAAGGGGCCACTGATGATGAGACTCACTTGCAGGAAGTTGTCACGGAAATTCTCATCAATGCCATTCGCACCACGATCTATCCCGTTGATTTCTCCATCTACTCTACATGCCCTCGACCGCTAGAGCCCGAACCTGTTGAGTTACCCCTCAACTATCCCATTCACTACGACTCTCTGGCTACAAATATGGAACATCTCAATGATGCTCGGGTCCAACAGAGTGCAGGAAATGGCGTAGTGTCCACGGGAAGGCGTCTGTTGGTGAAAGTTCTGAAAGGTGATGGCCTATCTGTGGCTAAGGATCCCTTCTGTGTGGTAGAAATGGATGAACCACCGCAGAAGAATCAAACGGGAGTGCGTCAGGGTGCTAATCCCTTCTGGGATGAACATTTTCTCTT CGATTTGTCACCCCAATCTGCGGAAATCCTATTTGAAGTCTACGATCGAGCTACAACAAATGCAGAGGGACAATCAAAGTTTCTCGGATTGGGTCTTGTGGGAATTGACGAATTGTCTGTGGGACCGGCCTCGTCGCAAATTCTTACCCTTCAGCCGCGTCCCTATGAATCTGAGGCTGTCAGTGGAGCAATAACAGTTGAG TTTGTTTTCATTGATGGAGCTGAAATTCCCGCAGGACGCCGACCGTACAAGTTGAAGAATGCCCTTAAGATCGACACCCACTCGCCATCATTCAATg ACACCAGCAACCAGAATGGGAATAATGGGGACATCGTGGATACGGCCATCAAAGCCCTCGAAGGTGGAGCACTACACAATAATGGTCATCCCAACAAAAGCACCCTCATCATCCACAGTGTTCAGCGG CGGCAACCCATTCGGCCACTCTTTAAG CCTGGTGAGCCAATATCGCATTCATCGCCAAATGCCACAAATGGCTTCAATGGTAATCAGAGGGATGGCAATGGGATCCAAACACCAACAACTCCAAGTGATCCTCTGTTACCACTTGAAGATGATCGTGGAAGGACGAAGAAGAAGCGAGATTTCTTCGGAACACTTAAGAGACG ATTGGGCAGATCGAAGAGTCGTGCAAAATCCGTTGATCGCGACATGATCCCGATCGACGCAGAAAATCCACGTGGGGAGATTCGATCAATATCAGCAGATCGTGGTGCATCCGTTGTCAACAACAACAGCACATTGTCATCAGCAG AATCATCAGCAATTAGTGGCATTTCGAGCACCAGTACCAAAACATACGTTCACGAGGCCTCAACACTCGTCTTGGAAACCATCGAAAATGGCGTGAAGCG GCATTTCCTGGTTCCACTTTCGATAGCACAGAGACCACGGTGGCGTCGTAAAGGAACGAAATTGCACATTTACAATGATCACACTTTTGTGGCGAAGCATTTAAGTGG aggTCTTCTGTGTGATGTCTGCAACCGATCAATTCCACGACGCCCGGGAAAGCAGGGCTACGAATGCCGCGACTGCCAGACAAAGTGTCATAAGCAGTGTCATGTTAGAACCCCTCAGGCCTGCACCAATCCCACGGTGCTCTCCATGGAACT GTCAAAGCTGAATTCTGCCGCTGCTGATCGGAGTATCCGGAAACTCTGA
- the LOC129802840 gene encoding uncharacterized protein LOC129802840 isoform X5, with protein sequence MADLADQIDDYICSFEGVGDLTMDTLAMLIFAWAVIALFVLWLCKFLYNKYVKKVKTDTASATTTDATKKVIPSASVGAPVADLVDKTRRSEPKEILSSRDVRESSAKPLGRGIVRGGAKGGASGYVPPTPPMRKRLSRKSPGPELRRSSRVVQPPSNVVGPETISVTWTSQVFRWLYSDLVIVNELLHTWVQTLNESMKKSVEEMYLQDNSTNQSNDINTISPEHGVAVEIVRVLPESPPPQLTNIFCAADENRQNDVTITMDCECTPVLQVKAFRQKSGKVETSHYKATVSRFRGRLTTKMDYYKLNGEMRTEGYPDIRIGLNSIGAIKGATDDETHLQEVVTEILINAIRTTIYPVDFSIYSTCPRPLEPEPVELPLNYPIHYDSLATNMEHLNDARVQQSAGNGVVSTGRRLLVKVLKGDGLSVAKDPFCVVEMDEPPQKNQTGVRQGANPFWDEHFLFDLSPQSAEILFEVYDRATTNAEGQSKFLGLGLVGIDELSVGPASSQILTLQPRPYESEAVSGAITVEFVFIDGAEIPAGRRPYKLKNALKIDTHSPSFNDTSNQNGNNGDIVDTAIKALEGGALHNNGHPNKSTLIIHSVQRRQPIRPLFKVGLNDKGQIELDESALNDDVQAVDEIVAQTEPKDEVDEEIVTPVSENGDLENSCATAATAEVQSNGLNSPEDLPGEPISHSSPNATNGFNGNQRDGNGIQTPTTPSDPLLPLEDDRGRTKKKRDFFGTLKRRLGRSKSRAKSVDRDMIPIDAENPRGEIRSISADRGASVVNNNSTLSSAESSAISGISSTSTKTYVHEASTLVLETIENGVKRHFLVPLSIAQRPRWRRKGTKLHIYNDHTFVAKHLSGGLLCDVCNRSIPRRPGKQGYECRDCQTKCHKQCHVRTPQACTNPTVLSMELSKLNSAAADRSIRKL encoded by the exons ATGGCCGATCTTGCGGATCAGATCGATGATTATATCTGCAGCTTTGAAGGTGTTGGCGATCTGACAATGGATACACTGGCTATGTTAATATTTGCATGGGCAGTTATTGCCCTCTTTGTGTTGTGGCTGTGCAAATTTTTATACAACAAATATGTGAAGAAGGTGAAAACGGACACTGCATCCGCAACGACAACAGATGCCACCAAGAAGGTCATCCCATCTGCATCTGTTGGTGCCCCAGTGGCTGATCTTGTGGATAAAACAAGGCGATCTGAACCCAAGGAGATCCTCTCAAGCCGCGATGTTCGA GAATCTTCGGCGAAACCCCTGGGTAGGGGAATCGTACGAGGTGGAGCGAAAGGTGGAGCGTCTGGATATGTCCCACCAACTCCTCCAATGCGAAAAAGACTCTCCCGGAAGAGTCCTGGCCCTGAATTGCGACGATCGAGtcgggtcgttcagccacccaGCAACGTCGTCGGACCAGAAACG ATTTCTGTAACGTGGACAAGCCAAGTGTTCAGATGGCTATATAGCGATCTTGTGATCGTCAACGAACTCCTTCACACTTGGGTGCAAACTCTCAATGAATCTATGAAGAAATCCGTCGAGGAG ATGTATCTCCAAGACAATTCGACAAATCAGTCGAATGATATCAACACCATCAGCCCAGAG CATGGAGTCGCTGTGGAAATTGTTAGAGTTCTTCCAGAAAGTCCTCCACCTCAGTTGACAAACATCTTCTGTGCTGCCGATGAAAATCGTCAGAATGATGTG ACAATTACAATGGATTGTGAATGCACACCTGTGCTGCAGGTGAAAGCCTTCCGACAGAAGTCAGGCAAAGTGGAGACGTCCCACTACAAAGCGACCGTATCACGTTTCCGGGGACGTCTTACCACAAAGATGGATTACTATAAATTGAATGGAGAGATGCGCACTGAGGGCTATCCTGATATTCGCATCGGTCTCAATAGTATTGGGGCCATTAAAGGGGCCACTGATGATGAGACTCACTTGCAGGAAGTTGTCACGGAAATTCTCATCAATGCCATTCGCACCACGATCTATCCCGTTGATTTCTCCATCTACTCTACATGCCCTCGACCGCTAGAGCCCGAACCTGTTGAGTTACCCCTCAACTATCCCATTCACTACGACTCTCTGGCTACAAATATGGAACATCTCAATGATGCTCGGGTCCAACAGAGTGCAGGAAATGGCGTAGTGTCCACGGGAAGGCGTCTGTTGGTGAAAGTTCTGAAAGGTGATGGCCTATCTGTGGCTAAGGATCCCTTCTGTGTGGTAGAAATGGATGAACCACCGCAGAAGAATCAAACGGGAGTGCGTCAGGGTGCTAATCCCTTCTGGGATGAACATTTTCTCTT CGATTTGTCACCCCAATCTGCGGAAATCCTATTTGAAGTCTACGATCGAGCTACAACAAATGCAGAGGGACAATCAAAGTTTCTCGGATTGGGTCTTGTGGGAATTGACGAATTGTCTGTGGGACCGGCCTCGTCGCAAATTCTTACCCTTCAGCCGCGTCCCTATGAATCTGAGGCTGTCAGTGGAGCAATAACAGTTGAG TTTGTTTTCATTGATGGAGCTGAAATTCCCGCAGGACGCCGACCGTACAAGTTGAAGAATGCCCTTAAGATCGACACCCACTCGCCATCATTCAATg ACACCAGCAACCAGAATGGGAATAATGGGGACATCGTGGATACGGCCATCAAAGCCCTCGAAGGTGGAGCACTACACAATAATGGTCATCCCAACAAAAGCACCCTCATCATCCACAGTGTTCAGCGG CGGCAACCCATTCGGCCACTCTTTAAG GTGGGATTAAACGATAAAGGCCAAATAGAATTGGATGAAAGTGCCCTAAATGATGATGTACAGGCTGTGGATGAGATTGTGGCCCAGACTGAGCCAAAGGATGAAGTAGATGAGGAAATTGTGACTCCAGTAAGTGAGAATGGTGATTTAGAAAATTCCTGTGCAACTGCCGCAACAGCCGAAGTACAATCAAATGGTCTCAATTCACCAGAAGATTTG CCTGGTGAGCCAATATCGCATTCATCGCCAAATGCCACAAATGGCTTCAATGGTAATCAGAGGGATGGCAATGGGATCCAAACACCAACAACTCCAAGTGATCCTCTGTTACCACTTGAAGATGATCGTGGAAGGACGAAGAAGAAGCGAGATTTCTTCGGAACACTTAAGAGACG ATTGGGCAGATCGAAGAGTCGTGCAAAATCCGTTGATCGCGACATGATCCCGATCGACGCAGAAAATCCACGTGGGGAGATTCGATCAATATCAGCAGATCGTGGTGCATCCGTTGTCAACAACAACAGCACATTGTCATCAGCAG AATCATCAGCAATTAGTGGCATTTCGAGCACCAGTACCAAAACATACGTTCACGAGGCCTCAACACTCGTCTTGGAAACCATCGAAAATGGCGTGAAGCG GCATTTCCTGGTTCCACTTTCGATAGCACAGAGACCACGGTGGCGTCGTAAAGGAACGAAATTGCACATTTACAATGATCACACTTTTGTGGCGAAGCATTTAAGTGG aggTCTTCTGTGTGATGTCTGCAACCGATCAATTCCACGACGCCCGGGAAAGCAGGGCTACGAATGCCGCGACTGCCAGACAAAGTGTCATAAGCAGTGTCATGTTAGAACCCCTCAGGCCTGCACCAATCCCACGGTGCTCTCCATGGAACT GTCAAAGCTGAATTCTGCCGCTGCTGATCGGAGTATCCGGAAACTCTGA